In Gimesia panareensis, the genomic window CAGTCCGCCGGTCTCCCACCACAGGGCTTTGATACGATCGCGTCGGCGGTTCACAAACAGGAATAGAGAACCGTTGAGGACGTTCTGACCCAGCGTCGCGGTGACAATGCCGGTTAAACCGTCGAAGCCGTTACGAAAATCGACCGGCTCGGTGCACAGGTAGATGGGCGTGCCGCTGGGCAAGCCCATCATGAGCGGGCCTCCTGGCTACAGGACGGGATCTCGAATCGAATGCGAATGCCGCCCGGCAGATCGACGGCCATGACAGTGGCCGGTGAGGACGCTGCAAGCGTGACGGGCAGGAAGCCTGCCGGCTTTCTGCCCGTCTGTCGAGGAGGGGCAGACGTGCTGTCGCGAAGCCGTTGATGGTCTCTCCTGGTGGTACCGCGGATCTTCCGCCGGCCGCGGACCTTCCGCCGCCAGTAATAGTAGGACGCTTTTGAGACGTTTTCCGTTTTGGCAGAACTGCGCGACGGTGATTTCAGCCTGGTCGAATCGCTCCAGTCGGTCTGCCCAGACTTGGGCGGTTTCACTCGAATTGTTTTGGACCATGGGATCTCCTGTATGGGAAACGTGAGGAAACCCGAGATTCTAAACCCTGCGCCTACAATGGTTCTGGTGTACGGTTACCGACATGCAGCATTTGTTTTTATTTGGACAGGGACAAGTGGAACAAGTCCAAACATTGAAATTATCAATGATAATGCTCCTCTAGATCCTGACGCTCCAAATGTTCCAGGAGATTCAAGTGGCCAGATAAATACAGGGGGCACTTCAATTTCAGGAGTAGGTTCTGCGAAAAGAAACCTGCAGATATCTTGTAGTGGTTTAATTCATGACGACGATAGCTGGGATCTCTTCGGTGGGGATGAAGAGGAATCTTTCAATTGGTCTGGATGTATCAAGTTTCAAACGATTGGAGATACAGGGGCTTTCAATCAATCACAAATAGTTGATGGTGAAGTAAGGCTCAATGTTAAACTTTATGCTAAAGTCAATAGTTCAGGTATCATTACTGTATCTGGTTCCCTAGAACTCTGGGAAGGTCCTAGTTGGAACTTGGGTGATAGTGTTTCCGTTCCTCCAGTTGACATCATGACTGGTGAGA contains:
- the tnpB gene encoding IS66 family insertion sequence element accessory protein TnpB (TnpB, as the term is used for proteins encoded by IS66 family insertion elements, is considered an accessory protein, since TnpC, encoded by a neighboring gene, is a DDE family transposase.) translates to MMGLPSGTPIYLCTEPVDFRNGFDGLTGIVTATLGQNVLNGSLFLFVNRRRDRIKALWWETGGLTLWYRRLEQGTVELPTPEDDKTHVTIDSVELAMWIAGVSLKSSRHRRKRMTAV